A region of the Dyadobacter sp. CECT 9275 genome:
CTGGAATGGTAACCGATACCCTGCATTACGACAAGGGGCAGATCGCCAAAACCTATCTAAACCTGGAACCGAGGCTGTCTGCCAGTTATCAGCTGGGTGAGTATGCTTCTGTGAAGGCGTCTTACGTGCGGAACGTGCAGAACCTCCACCTGATATCCAACTCCACTGCCTCCAACCCTACGGACAAGTGGATTGCCAGTAATAATAACATCAAACCCGAAATATCCGATCAGGTTTCGCTGGGCTATTACAGGAATCTGGCTGAAAACCGATACGAACTCAGTACTGAGGTTTATTACAAAACCATGCAAAACCAGATCGACTACCGAAACGGGGCTAATATATTCAGCAACTTCGATGCCATTGAAACCCAGCTGCTGTTCGGCAAGGGCCGGGCCTACGGATCTGAATGGCAGCTCAAAAAGAAGTCGGGCAAACTCACCGGCTGGATTAGCTACACCCTATCCAAAACGGAGCGAAAAATTGAGGCTATCAACGACAATCTTTGGTACAACGCCCGCCAGGATCGGACGCATGATGTTGCCCTGGTGGGTATTTATCAGTTAAACAACAAATGGACATTGTCTGCGAACTGGGTTTACTACACCGGGAACGCCATCACTTTTCCGGCCGGGAAATATCAGGTGGATGGCCAGACGGCCTATTATTATACCGAGCGCAACGGTTACCGCATGCCCGACTATCACCGCCTGGACCTTGGCGCAACCATGAAGTTACGCGACCGCAAACACCTGAAACAGGAGCTGGCTTTCAGCCTATACAATGCTTACGGCAGGGAAAATACCTATACGATCGAATTCCGTGATAGCGAGTCGGTCCCCGGCAAAACCGAGGCCGTCCAAACGGCACTTTTCAAATTTATTCCATCGGTCAGCTACAATTTTAAATTTTAACCAAAGCGTATGTCAACCTTAAAAAACACGGCCGCAATACTGTTGCTCACCTCTTCGCTGTTTTCTTGTGAAAAGGTTATAGACGTTGAACTGAACCCGGCCGATCAGAAGTATGTAATTGAAGGACAGATCACCAACCTGAAAAAGGGTGCCGTGGTGGTGATCTCTCAAACCACCGATTTCGAAAACACAGGTACCTATCCGGGTATTTCCGGGGCCATCGTCACCATTTCCGACGCGAAGGGAAATGCCTATCCATTGATCGAGACACAAGAAGGGTTTTATCAGGATACACTTCTGCTGGGGAAGCCTGGAATGACCTACCACCTTCATGTAAAATTAAACGGTAGTGAATATATGGCAACTTCCACAATGCCCGATCTGGTAAAAATGGATTCAGTATTTGTCGAAAAGGACGGTTCCAATTTTTCAAACCGGGAGCGGTACCTGGCCAATGTCAGCTACACGGATCCCGGCAATACGGTCAACTTCTACCGTTTTGTTCAATTCAAAAACGGGGTAAAAGAGAAAACCATTTTTATCCGGAATGACGAACGGACAAATGGTAATGCGGTAACCGCCCCGCTGCGTTACCCGGCAGACGACGACAACGACCTCCTGACCGGTGATAACATCCGAGTGGAAATGCAGTGTATTGACCAACCGGCATATCAGTACTGGTACAGTCTCGACCGTGGTGCTTTGGGTGACGGAAGCGCTGCGTCACCGGCCAATCCGGTCAGTAACATACAAGGCGGTGCGCTGGGGTACTTCAGTGCACACACCAGTGAAATACGTGAAGTAAAGGTTCCCTGAACAAACCTTATCCTGTATGAAAAGCATAGAACTGGTCCGCGCTGCCGGATTTTTCTTCTCCTCATTTTGCCTGTTAATTTGGGCCAGAACAACTGTACTGGCCCAAATCCCCAAAGACACCCTTCGTAAAACGCCGTCCCCGCTTCTGACCGTTTCACTGAAAAGCCAGTTCCCTATTCAGCAAGCCATAGGCGTTGAGGTGATGACAAAAACAAAACTATCGGGGTACCTGGGTTTCGGGCAATTTTCCAGGTTTTATACGACGGTGGCATTAAACGCTTTGCCCAACAAAAAAGTGGAGCAGCAAATGCGGCGACAGTTCATCAAGGACAAACTGAGAAATGGTACCGTTTTTGAAATCGGACTTGCCTATCACTTACCCAAGCGAAGGAAATTTTATGCGGGCATCAATTTTCAGAATCAGAACTTCACACTTCCCTCCACAACAAAGGAGTTAATTGAAAACTACGACTTTCTTGACAGCCAGGACAGAAAGGACAAAATACTCGATATGGTCGATAAAAATACACGGCTCCAGGAATTTTACGAGACCACCGAAATCATTTCGAAGGTCACGCTGCAAAGGCTCGGTGTTACTCTAGGCCGACGTTTTGGTTTCAGGAAAATACCACGTTTCGGGCTTCACATGGAGTTGTCGGGACAATGGAATATTGGTAGCCGCACTTCGATCGAGTCTAGCTCGTTCATAGGGAACGTGCTTGTCAACCAGTTCGCAGAGCCCATATTGCGGGAGAAAACCAAAGAAAGTTTCAGTTCTTTCTATTTGCCCTCGCTGACCCTGCGGATAAGTTATGCCCTGCTCACCCGATAGCGCCATTGTTACCTGCCCGGACCATCGGACGCACAAGATCACTTCATCACCACGCAGTGCGAACGGTTTCACCAAGCACGCTACAAATTCAGCCAAAAATTCAATTTAAATACCAACGCCCGGTTTTTTGCGTGGATTCCGGGGGTTACAAAATAGTTATCGGTGTACACCAGAAAGAAATCAGACATAGGCTTGTAGCGCCATTGCAGGCGGCTGTTGATATTAAAATGATTGGCCTGGGTATTGTACTGAAAAAATGTAGTCCAGAACAGATTATTTGTGAAATTCACCTCTGTTTTTGGGCTTATCAGTAAAATATTTTCCTTTGTGTGATTCATCCGTATCTGATTCCATTCTGCTTTAATTGTGAAATTGCCCCAGGGTTGCAACCGGTAGGTGAAGCTGGGTTTGATCGTTAAAATTTGACCTCCATA
Encoded here:
- a CDS encoding DUF4249 domain-containing protein, with protein sequence MSTLKNTAAILLLTSSLFSCEKVIDVELNPADQKYVIEGQITNLKKGAVVVISQTTDFENTGTYPGISGAIVTISDAKGNAYPLIETQEGFYQDTLLLGKPGMTYHLHVKLNGSEYMATSTMPDLVKMDSVFVEKDGSNFSNRERYLANVSYTDPGNTVNFYRFVQFKNGVKEKTIFIRNDERTNGNAVTAPLRYPADDDNDLLTGDNIRVEMQCIDQPAYQYWYSLDRGALGDGSAASPANPVSNIQGGALGYFSAHTSEIREVKVP